One Campylobacter sp. RM16192 genomic region harbors:
- a CDS encoding septal ring lytic transglycosylase RlpA family protein — MLLQNSIKFGLLAIFVSIFFTGCSWIGINFGPTGPTNVKINNSKGVHKATMRPYTVNGKTYYPTVVNVGDKASGIASWYGPNFHGKKTSNGEIYNMYNMTAAHKTLPMNTMVRVTNLKNGKSIIVRINDRGPFVAGRVIDLSKVGAQKIDMIASGTAPVSLEVIGFNGNVNSKVANIPSSQKLKITSRVQQDTFVGGVFMVQIGAFKNLSGANAYKRTHSVKNYSTQIREYMVNGKSVYRVFLVGFRSENEARDFIEAGHIDGAFIARE, encoded by the coding sequence TTGCTACTGCAAAATAGTATCAAATTCGGCCTTTTGGCTATTTTTGTATCTATTTTTTTTACAGGATGCTCTTGGATAGGTATAAATTTTGGCCCTACGGGACCTACAAATGTAAAGATAAACAATTCAAAAGGTGTGCATAAAGCTACTATGCGTCCTTATACAGTAAATGGAAAGACATATTATCCTACAGTGGTAAATGTAGGGGATAAGGCAAGCGGAATAGCTAGCTGGTATGGACCAAATTTTCATGGCAAAAAGACCTCAAATGGCGAAATTTATAATATGTATAATATGACTGCTGCGCATAAAACCTTACCCATGAATACAATGGTAAGAGTTACAAATTTAAAGAACGGCAAAAGTATTATAGTCAGGATTAATGATCGCGGTCCTTTTGTGGCAGGCAGGGTTATAGATCTGTCAAAAGTAGGAGCTCAAAAGATAGATATGATAGCTTCTGGTACAGCACCTGTAAGTTTAGAGGTTATTGGATTCAACGGTAATGTAAACAGTAAGGTTGCTAATATACCAAGCTCTCAAAAGCTTAAAATAACAAGCAGAGTCCAGCAAGATACTTTTGTGGGCGGTGTATTTATGGTACAAATTGGTGCTTTTAAAAATTTAAGTGGTGCAAATGCTTATAAAAGAACTCACTCTGTAAAAAACTATAGTACTCAAATTAGAGAGTATATGGTTAATGGAAAATCTGTTTACAGGGTGTTTTTAGTAGGCTTTAGGAGTGAAAATGAGGCTAGAGATTTTATAGAGGCGGGGCATATAGATGGTGCGTTTATAGCAAGGGAATAG